A single region of the Cucumis melo cultivar AY chromosome 3, USDA_Cmelo_AY_1.0, whole genome shotgun sequence genome encodes:
- the LOC103502587 gene encoding uncharacterized protein LOC103502587 isoform X1, producing MAPRECQVCNEAPSKYKCPLCLAPYCSLVCFKKHKEVLCAIKPVSEEDQSTAPNGSFVDRPICVGDQNEVLEKSQLEAIASSSEIHNILNDEKLRKFILAIDSSLDPETELDKAMEDEAFRIFSSKISSIISS from the exons ATGGCTCCTCGGGAATGTCAGGTCTGCAATGAAGCACCATCCAAATACAAATGCCCCCTATGCCTTGCACCTTA CTGCTCTCTGGTTTGTTTTAAGAAACACAAAG AAGTGCTCTGTGCCATCAAGCCTGTGTCTGAAGAGGACCAATCAA CTGCTCCCAATGGATCATTTGTAGATAGGCCAATATGTGTTGGAGACCAGAAtgaagtacttgaaaagtcgCAGTTAGAGGCTATTG CTTCTTCCTCAGAAATACACAATATTTTGAATGATGAGAAACTCCGGAAGTTTATCCTTGCCATTGATAGCTCACTCGATCCAGAAACT GAACTTGATAAAGCTATGGAAGATGAAGCATTTCGCATTTTCAGTAGCAAG ATATCATCCATCATCAGCTCTTAG
- the LOC103502587 gene encoding uncharacterized protein LOC103502587 isoform X2, whose protein sequence is MKHHPNTNAPYALHLKVLCAIKPVSEEDQSTAPNGSFVDRPICVGDQNEVLEKSQLEAIASSSEIHNILNDEKLRKFILAIDSSLDPETELDKAMEDEAFRIFSSKISSIISS, encoded by the exons ATGAAGCACCATCCAAATACAAATGCCCCCTATGCCTTGCACCTTA AAGTGCTCTGTGCCATCAAGCCTGTGTCTGAAGAGGACCAATCAA CTGCTCCCAATGGATCATTTGTAGATAGGCCAATATGTGTTGGAGACCAGAAtgaagtacttgaaaagtcgCAGTTAGAGGCTATTG CTTCTTCCTCAGAAATACACAATATTTTGAATGATGAGAAACTCCGGAAGTTTATCCTTGCCATTGATAGCTCACTCGATCCAGAAACT GAACTTGATAAAGCTATGGAAGATGAAGCATTTCGCATTTTCAGTAGCAAG ATATCATCCATCATCAGCTCTTAG
- the LOC103502590 gene encoding uncharacterized protein LOC103502590, giving the protein MEVFNKAKAVRLRAHNDKYLVADDDNKTIRQSRNRTSRKTIWVVEPVSDQGIRLKSLAHGRYLSASDLPFLLGMTGNKVVQVEAEKGSSEWTLKWEPVREGFQVKLKSWCGTYLRGNGGTPPWRNSVTHDQPHSSTTGKWILWDVEVVDHLEFDGLGSFSSFASDEPFGSEPPTPLHTKTPIHHSSTVMDLFRNAKTIRLRSHHKKYLSADEDEESVVQDRNGSSKNVRWAVEFVSFSDAIIRLKSCYGKYLMASNQPFLLGMTGRKVMQARPERFESSLEWEPVKDGSFLRLKTRYGNYLRANGGVPPWRNSVTHDIPHRAATKEWILWDLDVVDIETQSSVHKTLDHPPYESSDPDSPLELDSISSSVSQEPARPSTAEYNVCGGSNSPPKSEGRRILFQFADENGEDEDSERNSLNFNGKGVEELTRKLEEDMGIEGVVVCTRSPLNGKLYPIRLQLPPNNGTLKVVLVLKSSTLGSEFEKQGLI; this is encoded by the exons ATGGAGGTATTCAACAAAGCCAAGGCCGTGAGACTCCGAGCCCACAACGACAAGTATCTAGTAGCCGACGACGACAACAAAACCATCCGCCAGAGCCGCAACCGCACCTCTCGCAAAACCATATGGGTAGTCGAACCAGTATCGGATCAAGGCATACGGCTCAAGAGCCTGGCCCATGGTCGGTACTTAAGCGCATCGGATTTGCCGTTCCTGCTGGGGATGACCGGAAACAAGGTGGTGCAGGTGGAGGCGGAGAAGGGTAGTTCGGAGTGGACGCTGAAGTGGGAACCGGTGCGGGAAGGGTTCCAGGTGAAGCTGAAGAGTTGGTGTGGGACTTACTTGAGAGGGAATGGTGGGACTCCCCCTTGGAGAAACTCGGTGACTCATGATCAGCCTCACAGTTCGACTACTGGGAAGTGGATTTTGTGGGACGTGGAGGTTGTGGATCATTTGGAATTCGATGGCCTCGGGTCTTTCTCTAGCTTTGCCTCCGATGAGCCCTTTGGGTCCGAACCTCCTACACCCTTGCATACTAAAACACCg ATTCATCATAGCTCGACTGTTATGGATTTGTTTCGCAATGCTAAAACGATCAGACTGCGAAGCCACCACAAGAAGTATTTATCCGCTGATGAAGATGAGGAATCCGTCGTTCAGGACCGGAATGGATCATCCAAGAACGTTAGGTGGGCGGTCGAGTTCGTTTCCTTCTCTGATGCTATTATCCGCCTGAAAAGCTGTTATGGGAAGTACTTAATGGCGTCCAACCAACCGTTCTTGCTTGGAATGACTGGGCGGAAGGTTATGCAAGCTCGTCCTGAACGGTTTGAATCATCGCTTGAGTGGGAGCCGGTTAAGGATGGCTCCTTCCTTCGTCTCAAAACAAGGTACGGTAATTACTTGAGAGCTAACGGCGGTGTTCCCCCGTGGCGGAACTCGGTTACTCATGATATACCGCACCGGGCTGCTACTAAGGAATGGATTCTATGGGATCTTGATGTTGTGGATATCGAAACTCAATCTTCTGTTCATAAAACCCTAGATCATCCCCCATATGAATCCTCCGACCCGGATTCACCTCTGGAGTTGGATTCAATTTCGTCCTCGGTTTCACAAGAACCCGCTCGTCCTTCAACTGCTGAG TACAACGTTTGTGGAGGATCAAATTCACCTCCAAAATCGGAGGGGAGGAGGATACTTTTTCAATTTGCTGATGAAAATGGAGAAGATGAGGATTCAGAGAGAAATTCATTGAATTTCAATGGGAAAGGAGTGGAGGAATTGACTCGTAAATTAGAAGAAGATATGGGAATTGAAGGTGTAGTTGTATGTACTCGTAGCCCTCTGAATGGAAAGCTTTATCCAATTCGGTTGCAACTTCCTCCCAACAATGGAACTTTGAAGGTTGTTCTAGTTCTGAAGTCTTCCACAT TGGGAAGTGAGTTCGAGAAACAAGGGTTGATTTGA